A single genomic interval of Struthio camelus isolate bStrCam1 chromosome 9, bStrCam1.hap1, whole genome shotgun sequence harbors:
- the ECE2 gene encoding endothelin-converting enzyme 2 isoform X4, with protein sequence MARMNVALQELGHAMPDYKRATLQDDEGPEPAGDGSASPDSMEVGFRKGTAPLLSRLASRTQLELVLCAVSISLALLLGVTVVALAIQYRRDPSHSTCLTDACVRVASKILEALDSETDPCQDFYQYSCGGWIKRNPLPNGRSKWSTFNSIWDQNQAIMKHLLENTTFNSSSEAERKTQRYYLSCLKEQRIEELGSQPLMELIDKQIGGWNITGPWNQTNFMEVLKMVSGTYRATPFFTVYVGADSKSSNSNIIQVDQSGLFLPSRDYYLNKTANEKVLAAYLDYMVELGMLLGGAKEPTQLQMQQVLDFETQLANITVPQAERRDDEKIYHKMSIAELQALAPAIDWLDYLAYALAPLELTEAEPVVVYGDAYLQQVSDLINGTDRGILNNYLIWNLVQKTASSLDQRFETAQERLLETLYGTRKAEEMISEIRAAFEVSLDQLDWMDEKTRQAAKEKADAIYDMIGFPDFILDNKELDDVYDGYEVSEDSFFQNMLNFYNFSAKVMADQLRKPPNRDQWSMTPQTVNAYYLPTKNGIVFPAGILQAPFYARNHPKALNFGGIGVVMGHELTHAFDDQGREYDKEGNLRPWWQNSSLEAFKNRTECMTEQYSHYTVHHEKVNGRQTLGENIADNGGLKAAYNAYKSWLQKNGEEKRLPALGLTNHQLFFVGFAQVWCSVRTPESSHEGLVTDPHSPDKYRVIGTLSNSRDFVEHFGCPLGSPMNPGKHCEVW encoded by the exons ATGCCTGACTACAAGCGTGCCACGCTGCAGGATGACGAGGGCCCCGAGCCAGCAGGGGACGGCAGCGCCTCTCCCGACAGCATGGAG GTGGGGTTTCGGAAGGGGACAGCACCGCTGCTGAGCCGCCTGGCATCCCGCACCCAGCTGGAGCTGGTGCTCTGCGCCGTCTCCAtctccctggccctgctgctcggCGTCACTGTGGTCGCCCTGGCCATCCAGTACCGCAGAG ATCCTTCTCACAGCACATGTCTGACGGATGCCTGCGTCCGGGTGGCCAGCAAGATCCTGGAGGCCCTGGATTCGGAGACAGACCCATGCCAGGACTTCTACCAGTACTCGTGCGGGGGCTGGATCAAGAGGAACCCGCTGCCCAATGGGCGCTCCAAGTGGAGCACCTTCAACAGCATCTGGGACCAGAACCAGGCCATCATGAAGCACCTCCTAG agAACACCACCTTCAACTCCAGCAGCGAGGCGGAGAGGAAGACGCAGCGGTACTACCTGTCCTGCCTCAAGGAGCAGAGGATAGAAGAGCTGGGCTCCCAGCCGCTCATGGAGCTCATCGACAAG CAGATCGGCGGTTGGAACATCACTGGGCCCTGGAACCAGACCAACTTCATGGAGGTCCTCAAGATGGTGTCTGGCACGTACCGGGCAACCCCCTTCTTCACGGTGTATGTGGGTGCAGACTCCAAGAGCTCCAACAGCAACATCATCCAG gTGGACCAGTCGGGGCTTTTCCTCCCGTCCCGGGATTACTACCTGAACAAGACTGCCAACGAGAAG GTCCTGGCAGCGTACCTGGACTACATGGTGGAGCTGGGCATGCTGCTGGGGGGTGCCAAGGAGCCCACCCAGCTCCAGATGCAGCAGGTGCTGGACTTTGAAACCCAGCTGGCCAATATCACCGTGCCCCAGGCTGAGCGGCGGGACGACGAGAAGATCTACCACAAAATGAGCATCGCTGAGCTGCAG GCCCTGGCCCCTGCCATCGATTGGCTGGATTACCTGGCCTACGCCCTGGCCCCGCTGGAGCTGACGGAAGCAGAGCCTGTAGTGGTGTACGGGGATGCCTACCTCCAGCAGGTCTCTGACCTCATCAATGGCACTGACCGGGG catcctgaacaaCTACCTGATCTGGAACCTGGTGCAGAAAACGGCCTCCAGCCTGGACCAGCGCTTCGAGACGGCCCAGGAGAGGCTGCTGGAGACGCTCTATGGCACCAGGAAG GCTGAGGAGATGATCAGTGAGATCCGGGCAGCTTTTGAGGTGTCCCTGGACCAGCTTGACTGGATGGATGAGAAGACCAGACAGGCTGCAAAGGAGAAG GCAGATGCCATCTATGACATGATTGGCTTCCCAGACTTCATCCTGGACAACAAGGAGCTGGACGATGTCTATGACGGG tACGAGGTCTCAGAGGACTCCTTCTTCCAGAACATGCTCAACTTCTACAACTTCTCTGCCAAAGTGATGGCCGACCAGCTCCGGAAGCCCCCCAACCGGGACCA GTGGAGCATGACCCCGCAGACCGTCAATGCCTACTACCTGCCCACCAAGAATGGGATCGTCTTCCCCGCCGGCATCCTGCAGGCCCCCTTCTACGCCCGCAACCATCCCAA AGCCCTCAATTTCGGTGGCATCGGCGTGGTGATGGGGCATGAGCTGACCCACGCTTTTGATGACCAAG GCCGGGAGTACGACAAGGAGGGCAACCTGCGGCCCTGGTGGCAGAACTCCTCGCTGGAGGCCTTCAAGAACCGCACGGAGTGCATGACGGAGCAGTACAGCCACTACACTGTGCACCACGAGAAGGTGAACGGCCGGCAGACCTTGGGCGAGAACATCGCCGACAACGGCGGGCTCAAGGCGGCCTACAAT GCCTACAAGTCCTGGCTGCAGAAGAATGGGGAAGAGAAACGCCTCCCAGCCCTGGGACTCACCAACCACCAGCTCTTCTTCGTGGGCTTTGCACAG GTGTGGTGCTCCGTCCGGACGCCCGAGAGCTCCCACGAAGGGCTGGTCACCGACCCGCACAGCCCCGACAAGTACCGTGTCATCGGCACCCTCAGCAACTCCCGGGACTTTGTTGAACATTTTGGCTGCCCCCTGGGCTCGCCCATGAACCCCGGCAAGCACTGTGAGGTGTGgtag